From the genome of Bacilli bacterium:
CATGAAATCGGTCTTTGCAGTCTTGTGAACATGTACAATGAACGACATCCCCAGAGGGGATAATCGCGGAGGAGCCGGATGCGATGGCCCGCACGTCCGGTTCTGTGAGAGGCCCATGAATATTTCATGGGCCTACTCGATATTTGTCGACAAAAGAAATGGCTTGTTCCCGGCATGTTTAGACAGACTTTGAACACGCGCTGTTTTATACTGGTGTCGTGTTTGAATCTTTGGGGAGTGCAAGGGCTTGGTCGTATATGCAGATCTGCTTTTTGTATTCAATTTGTTTATCGACGCGGTTTTATTGGCGGTAACCGCGCGTATCCGCCATCTTACTGTCAGGAAATTCCGCCTTTTGCTGGCCGCTTGTTTGGGGGCATCGTACGTTGTCGTCATGTTTGTTCCGCCGCTGTCCTTTCTGTATACATTTACCGTCAAACTCTTTGTTTCCTTTGCCATGCTTTGGATTTCCTTCGGATTTCGCAACTGGCCATATTTTGGCCAAAATGTCGCCGCGTTCTACATGGTCAACTTTGCGGCGGCGGGAGCGATTTTTGGCGTACGGTATATAACGCTGTCTTATCGGGATGTGTTGAACGGCATTTTGTTTTCCCGTACCGGCGGAGGTTTTGCGCTTGGGGAATTCGGCCCGCTGTTTATCCTGTTCGTGCTGCTTGCTATGGTGTGGTTGTTGCCGCGGCTGATCCAAAGCCTGCGCAAGCGGGAACGATTGACGCGGGCGCTTGCCGGGCTGGAAGTGACGATTGACGGCGTAAAGCGGCAGTGCATGGGCCTGATTGACACCGGAAACCAGTTGACGGACCCCTTGTCCGGCGCTCCGGTGATGATTATGGAAGCTTCTTTATGGAAGGAGAGAATCCCGGAAAGTTGGCAAAAACGCCTGCAGTCTCATGCCGCCGACCAATTGCTGCTGGAAAGCGCGGCGGAACATAATCCGTGGCTTGAACGGTACAGGCTGGTGCCGTATCGGGGAGTGAACAACGAAATGAAATTCATGCTCGCGCTAAAACCGGATAAAGTGGTCATCACGCGGGACGAAGGCGCGATCGTAGCAAATAAAGTGCTGATCGGGCTGGACGGCGGCGTGCTGAGCTCCGACGGCTCCTATCGCGCGATTATTCATCCCGGATTATTTGCCTGAATCATTCGTTTGCTTGCTTTGCATTTCTTGAGGGGGTAGCTCGCATGATGTTGAAATGGAAACTGATCTTAAAAATCGCCTTGTATAAACTGCTTTTCTCCCTTGGGCTGAAATCCGCCGAGATTTATTACATTGGGGGAAGCGAAGCGCTGCCGCCGCCATTGACGAGGGAAGAAGAAGAATATTTGCTGGGGAAGCTGCCCGGCGGCGATGCGGCGATCCGCGCCATTTTGATCGAGCGTAATTTGCGGCTGGTCGTCTATATTGCCAGAAAGTTTGAAAACACGGGCGTCCATATCGAGGATCTTGTCTCCATCGGCGCTATCGGGCTGATCAAAGCGGTCAATACGTTTGATCCGGAGAAAAAAATCAAGCTGGCTACATACGCATCCCGCTGCATCGAAAATGAAATTTTGATGTATTTGCGGCGCAACAGCAAAGTGCGGACGGAAGTCTCCTTCGATGAGCCGCTCAACATCGATTGGGACGGCAACGAACTTTTGCTCTCCGATGTGCTGGGAACGGAGAACGATACGATCTACCGCAATATCGAGGAGGAAGTGGACAGGAAACTGTTGCACAAAGCGCTCGACAAGCTTTCCGAGCGGGAGCGGATCATCATGGAATTGCGCTTCGGCCTGCAAGGCGGCGACGAAAAGACGCAGAAGGACGTGGCGGATCTCTTGGGCATCTCGCAATCATATATTTCACGTTTGGAAAAACGGATCATCAAGCGGCTGCGCAAGGAGTTTAACAAGATGGTGTAGGAGCGGTTCGCCAGCAGAATAAAAACGCCCCCCGGGGAGATAATGATCATTAATGCTGCTCCCTGGGAGGTAATGACAGTGACGCGAAATAAAGTCGAGATCTGTGGAGTAGATACTTCCAAACTGCCCGTATTGACCAACGCGGAGATGCGGGAATTGTTTGTAGAACTGCAGACGAACAAAGTGAGGGCGGCAAGAGAAAAGCTGGTGAACGGCAATTTGCGTTTGGTGTTAAGCGTGATCCAGCGGTTTAACAATCGGGGGGAATACGTCGACGATTTGTTTCAGGTAGGCTGCATCGGGTTGATGAAGGCGATAGACAATTTCGATCTGAGCCAAAATGTGCGTTTTTCCACATACGCCGTGCCGATGATTATCGGCGAGATTCGCCGCTATTTGCGCGACAACAACCCGATTCGCGTCTCCCGCAGCCTGCGGGATATTGCCTACAAGGCGTTGCAGGTTCGCGACAACCTGACCAACCGGCACAGCCGCGAGCCGACGATCATGGAAATATCCGAGGAGTTGAACGTGCCGAAGGAAGACGTGGTTTTTGCACTCGATGCCATTCAGGATCCGGTGTCGCTGTTTGAGCCGATTTATCATGACGGCGGCGACCCAATTTATGTCATGGACCAGATCAGCGACGAGAACAACAAAGATGTTTCGTGGATCGAAGAAATCGCGCTGCGGGAAGCGCTGCAAAAGCTCAACGAACGGGAAAAAATGATTTTGTCGATGCGCTTTTTCGAGGGAAAAACGCAAATGGAAGTGGCCGACGAAATCGGCATTTCGCAGGCGCAAGTTTCCCGGCTGGAAAAATCGGCCATCGCGCAAATGCAAAAGCATGTTTCCCAGCAATAAAAAACCATATCGAAAACAAAAACCGGGCAGACGATTCGCGTCTGCCTCTGTTATTTTTAAACGGAACCATATCCTGCGCATCTTGTGCACTATTTCCCCAAGCCTGCCATATAATGAGTTGTAGGAGTGATATGAGCCTGTTATTTCTTTTTCGGCAGGTGGCGGCATGAAAATTTCCGATTTTCAAACCAAAGATGTGATCAATATCGTGGACGGCAAAAAGCTTGGGCAAATCAGCGACCTGGAGCTTGATTTGCGGCACGGCCGCATCGAGTCCATCGTCGTTCCGAGCCAGGGCAAGTTTTTCGGGCTGTTTGGCGGCGGCGCCGATGTCGTGATCCACTGGCGGAATATAGTCAAAATCGGAATGGACGTCGTCCTGGTCAAACTGGATGATGCGAAAATGCAGCAAGCCCTCGAGGAAGGCGACACTTCCGGCGATTTGTCCAGGTAACGCTTACTGCAAATTGCATATCGCCAAACGGCGCTCGGTCAGCTGGGTTGAGGGACCTGTCAACTCTTTGCACAAAGTTTTTTTCAACAATTCGTTGATGGCAAGTTGGATGTGCGATGTTATTGTTCAGTGTTCATGTCATGATGCAACTGTTCCGAGATCGTGTCACTATTGGACAGGAGATAATGGTATTGGCACAGACGAAAATGAAAAAGGTACCCGTGGAGGGTCCGATCGTCCTTCGGGTTTCCCTAATTGTCATGAGTTGTCCCAACAGACAAGCAAATGGGAATCGCGCTCACTATATGTGATTTTTCACTTACATTTTCTTAAAAGTTGGAGTTTGTGATGAATGTTTATGGTTTTTCACATATATTTGCGCAAATTTGGCAAAACACCGGCAAATATATATGGTTTTTCACATATATTTGCCAAAAAATCGTGTTCTGAGAAAATTATATGTGGTTTTTCACATACATTTTACTGTTGATCAGAAAAAATCAGAATTTTAAAACCGTTTCCAACATTTTCATTCGAACCCGGTTGCAAGCCGGCTGTCAGGCTGTGCATTTATCTTTCAGCTTCTCCGTGATCCGCCCTTGTCATTGCCAGTATTACGCACAGGGCAAGCCTGCACCGCAGTGGCATTTTTCTTGCCGCGGATTTACCATCGGGCAAGAACCGGTCGGCTCGTTAGCGTTTGAAAATGGAAATAATCCGCTGAATAGCGTCAATGGTGACTGTTAGCGTTTTTAAAACGGAAATAAATCGCATAATACCTGCGACCGTTAGTCCCAAATGCCGCTGATGGCGTCAGCTGGCCGGGATTTTTTATTATGTTTTCGATATGTTACACTAATTCGGAGGTGATCGCGGGATGGAACCCTTTATCGCTGAAGAAAACACGCAAAACCCGCCGCTTTTATATTTGCCAAAATGGACCAAGCGCTTCCCGAATTTGACCGCGGGCTTTACGACAAGGCTTGGCGGAGTTGGAGGAGGCCGCTTTGCTTCACTGAACTGCGCGCTGCATGTCGGCGACAATGCGGCCGATGTGCTCGCAAACCGCGCAATCGTGGCGCGCGCGATCGGCATGGAAGCGGATTCGTGGACATGCGCCGAGCAAGTGCATGGCTGCAAAGTGGCTTGCGTCGGCAGAGCTGATAAAGGCAAGGGCCGACTTTCCCGAGCGTCCGCCGTCGGCGAATTCGACGCGCTGATAACGGTGGAGAAAGGCGTGCTGTTGACCGCGTTTTTCGCTGATTGCGTGCCGCTTTATTTCCTCGATCCGGAGCATGAAGCGATCGCCATCGCGCATGCGGGTTGGCGCGGCACGGCGCAAAATATCGTGCATAAGACAGTGCAAGCGCTGGCCGCACAATTTGGCAGCGATCCGGCGAAACTGTCAGCCGCCATTGGCCCGGCAATCGGTCCGTGCTGTTATGAAGTTGGCGATGATGTCGT
Proteins encoded in this window:
- the sigG gene encoding RNA polymerase sporulation sigma factor SigG codes for the protein MTRNKVEICGVDTSKLPVLTNAEMRELFVELQTNKVRAAREKLVNGNLRLVLSVIQRFNNRGEYVDDLFQVGCIGLMKAIDNFDLSQNVRFSTYAVPMIIGEIRRYLRDNNPIRVSRSLRDIAYKALQVRDNLTNRHSREPTIMEISEELNVPKEDVVFALDAIQDPVSLFEPIYHDGGDPIYVMDQISDENNKDVSWIEEIALREALQKLNEREKMILSMRFFEGKTQMEVADEIGISQAQVSRLEKSAIAQMQKHVSQQ
- the spoIIGA gene encoding sigma-E processing peptidase SpoIIGA, which produces MVVYADLLFVFNLFIDAVLLAVTARIRHLTVRKFRLLLAACLGASYVVVMFVPPLSFLYTFTVKLFVSFAMLWISFGFRNWPYFGQNVAAFYMVNFAAAGAIFGVRYITLSYRDVLNGILFSRTGGGFALGEFGPLFILFVLLAMVWLLPRLIQSLRKRERLTRALAGLEVTIDGVKRQCMGLIDTGNQLTDPLSGAPVMIMEASLWKERIPESWQKRLQSHAADQLLLESAAEHNPWLERYRLVPYRGVNNEMKFMLALKPDKVVITRDEGAIVANKVLIGLDGGVLSSDGSYRAIIHPGLFA
- a CDS encoding YlmC/YmxH family sporulation protein; the protein is MKISDFQTKDVINIVDGKKLGQISDLELDLRHGRIESIVVPSQGKFFGLFGGGADVVIHWRNIVKIGMDVVLVKLDDAKMQQALEEGDTSGDLSR
- the pgeF gene encoding peptidoglycan editing factor PgeF, giving the protein MEPFIAEENTQNPPLLYLPKWTKRFPNLTAGFTTRLGGVGGGRFASLNCALHVGDNAADVLANRAIVARAIGMEADSWTCAEQVHGCKVACVGRADKGKGRLSRASAVGEFDALITVEKGVLLTAFFADCVPLYFLDPEHEAIAIAHAGWRGTAQNIVHKTVQALAAQFGSDPAKLSAAIGPAIGPCCYEVGDDVVSAIAAQLGENREKIAKVEQLPPSADGKTAKTLLDLKEANRQFMIKAGILPANIEISRRCTSCDSRLFFSHRRDGGPTGRMAAWIGWKDGG
- the sigE gene encoding RNA polymerase sporulation sigma factor SigE is translated as MMLKWKLILKIALYKLLFSLGLKSAEIYYIGGSEALPPPLTREEEEYLLGKLPGGDAAIRAILIERNLRLVVYIARKFENTGVHIEDLVSIGAIGLIKAVNTFDPEKKIKLATYASRCIENEILMYLRRNSKVRTEVSFDEPLNIDWDGNELLLSDVLGTENDTIYRNIEEEVDRKLLHKALDKLSERERIIMELRFGLQGGDEKTQKDVADLLGISQSYISRLEKRIIKRLRKEFNKMV